The nucleotide sequence CTTCTGAGCGACGCTGCCCAGAGCGAGACGTGGCCTGCTCTGAAGCCCCAGATCACTAAGGGCAAGGTATGTGGCGCTTAAGACTGACCGTTTCTTTTTACTTACCCCGCTGCTTTAtaagaataaaaaagagcTAACAAGTCTTTATGTAGACTCTCTACTTCTCGCACGGTTTCTCTCCCGTCTTCAAGGACCTCACCAAGGTCGAGGTCCCCACCGACGTCGACGTCATCCTCTGCGCCCCCAAGGGCTCCGGCCGCACTGTCCGCTCGCTCTTCCGCGAGGGTCGTGGCATCAACTCCTCCTTCGCCGTCTACCAGGACGTGACTGGCGAGGCTGAAGAGAAGGCTATCGCTCTCGGTGTTGCCATTGGCAGTGGTTACCTCTACAAGACCACCTTCGAGAAGGAGGTCTACTCTGACCTGTACGGTGAGCGTGGCTGCCTGATGGGTGGTATCCACGGTATGTTCCTTGCCCAGTACGAGGTTCTCCGCGAGCGTGGCCACAGCCCCTCGGAGGCTTTCAACGAGACTGTCGAGGAGGCCACCCAGTCTCTCTACCCCCTGATCGGTGCCAACGGCATGGACTGGATGTACGAGGCCTGCTCTACCACTGCTCGTCGTGGTGCCATTGACTGGAGCCCCCGCTTCAAGGACGCCCTCAAGCCCGTCTTCAACCAGCTCTACGACTCGGTCAAGGACGGCTCTGAGActcagcgctcgctcgactACAACAGCCAGCCCGACTACCGCGAGAAGTACGAGGCCGagatggaggagatccgcAACCTGGAGATCTGGAGGGCGGGTAAGGCTGTGCGCAGCCTCCGTCCTGAGAACCAGAAGTAAACTGTATATTTGCTTCCAAGTTCCGGTCAAATGCCAGTGGATCTCTACAGAGTGCTGGTGGGTGGTCAATTTGTTGAAAAATAATCTGGAGTCATCGCTACATTTCTTGGAATATCGCGGGGTTCTGTGTCCAAAAAGCTTGCGGTATTTCGATCGGGTTTGCTTTTAATGTTTATCAGATTTCATCTTTGTCTGGGATTACATCAGTCTACTATACCTCGCCATTTTAAATTGGtatctttttttcgtctttacCTGCTTATTCAACTGTCCCCATGCTACTGTGCCGCTTTTGATTCATCTTCTCCATGGCGCCTTGGCAGTTGTTTTGCGAGTTCCACAAAACCTCCTTCTTGGTCACCACCAAGGGTGATCCAAATGTCAACCCATCGCCGGGCATCCTCGTAGCGCTCTTCGGACCTAATCCATTCTTCCTCACCCACGCGCTCAAGGTATACGGTACGCAAGCCGCAGGCTTTTGCGCCCTTGAGGTCGCCTAAGTGGGCAGCAACCATGGCAACCTCATCCGGGCGCA is from Pyricularia oryzae 70-15 chromosome 2, whole genome shotgun sequence and encodes:
- a CDS encoding ketol-acid reductoisomerase, with amino-acid sequence MSARGFSKALRPMARQLATPAVQRRTFVAASSMVRATRKAAVAPTQQQIRGVKTMDFAGHKEQVWERADWPKEKLLEYFKDDTLALIGYGSQGHGQGLNLRDNGLNVIIGVRKDGKSWKDAVQDGWVPGKNLFEVDEAISRGTVIMNLLSDAAQSETWPALKPQITKGKTLYFSHGFSPVFKDLTKVEVPTDVDVILCAPKGSGRTVRSLFREGRGINSSFAVYQDVTGEAEEKAIALGVAIGSGYLYKTTFEKEVYSDLYGERGCLMGGIHGMFLAQYEVLRERGHSPSEAFNETVEEATQSLYPLIGANGMDWMYEACSTTARRGAIDWSPRFKDALKPVFNQLYDSVKDGSETQRSLDYNSQPDYREKYEAEMEEIRNLEIWRAGKAVRSLRPENQK